In Rhipicephalus microplus isolate Deutch F79 chromosome 7, USDA_Rmic, whole genome shotgun sequence, one genomic interval encodes:
- the LOC142767030 gene encoding uncharacterized protein LOC142767030: MRVLVNKNARLVQNLDKLSTREKLIYDQSIMKANAKSPKAARYKKAWIYDCLLLKIKSTAVYTFLHENEYLPLPNLRTLYTYLRSLTSDFGFDSSLFTVLKDKLQVLP; the protein is encoded by the exons ATGAGAGTCCTGGTCAACAAAAATGCAAGACTCGTGCAAAACCTGGACAAGCTATCTACCCGTGAGAAGCTTATTTACGATCAGTCCATTATGAAGGCAAACGCGAAATCTCCGAAAGCTGCCAG GTACAAAAAAGCATGGATTTATGACTGCCTGCTACTGAAGATAAAGTCGACAGCGGTCTATACATTCCTTCACGAGAATGAGTACCTTCCCTTGCCCAACCTTCGCACCCTCTACACGTACCTGAGGAGCCTCACGTCTGACTTTGGTTTTGACAGCAGTCTATTCACCGTTCTCAAAGACAAGCTGCAAGTACTTCCTTAG